A genome region from Clostridia bacterium includes the following:
- the pcrA gene encoding DNA helicase PcrA, whose amino-acid sequence MDLLKGLNEPQQEAVLHTEGPLLILAGAGSGKTRVLTHRIAYLIREKGVHPASILAITFTNKAAREMKERIEKLVEDAGDSIWVSTFHSMCVRMLRRDIDKIGFDKSFVIYDSADQQTVVKDCLKELNLNDKNFPPRSVLDMIGRAKDELIEPKTYTQMYASDFKMSKVAAIYELYQKKLRLNNALDFDDIIMCTIKLFLDNPAVLEFYQRKFRYVLVDEYQDTNTAQYSLVSLLAQGSKNLCVVGDDDQSIYGWRGANIRNILDFEKEFKGCKTIKLEQNYRSTQTILDAANSVIKNNTGRKTKSLWTDNTEGNKIQLYQGNNEHDEAFFVGNEIQKLSRLDNKSYKDFAILYRVNAQSRVIEDTLMKEGIPYKIVGGLRFYDRKEIKDVIAYLRVIQNPADNISLKRIINVPKRGIGDATLGKAEDIANKRGCSIFAIISSADEIPDLQRAAGKLQNFVLLISKFRALKESMKVSELISEVIGQSGILKELEDEDTPESRTRIENIKELISGALEFEARGDMENTLEGFLENVSLVADIDNVDPDADNVILMTLHSAKGLEFPVVFLVGLEEGVFPGYRSMLDENEVEEERRLCYVGITRAREKLFLTNAFSRTLFGNTTYNKASRFLKEIPAELVDDLNKIKENRVETGFGSRPGSSQMGGLGAAKPVFGRSVDSIINTGAGIGNQAQMKSFRPSIVASPVSKPTPAGLSFAAGDKVEHKKFGVGEITSVEKEGDDFKLEIQFEKAGMKRLMAAFANLNKIG is encoded by the coding sequence ATGGATTTGTTGAAGGGTTTAAATGAACCACAGCAGGAAGCTGTATTACATACAGAGGGTCCGCTTCTGATACTTGCAGGTGCCGGATCAGGCAAGACCCGTGTACTTACACACAGAATTGCTTATTTGATACGGGAAAAGGGTGTGCATCCTGCCAGTATTCTTGCAATCACTTTTACAAATAAAGCAGCAAGAGAGATGAAAGAAAGAATTGAAAAGCTGGTAGAGGATGCGGGTGACAGTATATGGGTAAGTACATTCCACTCCATGTGTGTCAGAATGCTAAGGCGTGATATAGATAAAATCGGCTTTGACAAGAGTTTTGTTATTTATGATTCAGCAGATCAGCAGACTGTTGTTAAAGATTGTCTTAAAGAACTTAACCTTAATGATAAAAATTTTCCGCCAAGGTCTGTTCTTGATATGATAGGTAGAGCAAAGGATGAACTGATAGAACCCAAAACCTATACTCAGATGTACGCATCAGACTTTAAAATGAGTAAGGTTGCTGCTATATATGAGCTCTATCAGAAGAAGCTGCGGCTGAATAATGCGTTGGATTTTGATGATATTATTATGTGTACAATAAAGCTTTTCCTGGACAACCCTGCTGTATTGGAATTTTATCAGAGAAAATTCAGATATGTACTTGTAGATGAGTATCAGGATACAAATACTGCCCAGTATTCTTTGGTCAGCCTTCTGGCACAGGGAAGCAAAAATCTTTGTGTCGTGGGAGATGATGATCAGTCCATCTACGGATGGAGAGGGGCTAACATACGGAATATTCTTGACTTTGAAAAGGAATTTAAAGGATGTAAAACCATAAAACTCGAGCAGAATTACCGTTCTACCCAGACTATACTTGATGCGGCAAATAGTGTGATAAAGAACAATACAGGCAGAAAGACCAAGAGTCTGTGGACTGATAATACCGAAGGAAACAAAATCCAGCTATACCAGGGAAATAACGAGCATGATGAAGCGTTCTTTGTAGGCAATGAGATCCAAAAACTCAGCAGGCTTGATAACAAGTCATATAAGGATTTTGCCATACTTTACAGGGTGAACGCCCAGTCCCGTGTTATAGAAGATACGCTTATGAAGGAAGGCATCCCTTACAAAATAGTCGGAGGCCTGAGATTCTATGATAGAAAAGAAATCAAGGATGTAATAGCATACCTCAGGGTAATACAAAATCCTGCGGATAACATAAGCCTGAAGAGAATCATCAATGTTCCAAAGAGGGGAATAGGTGATGCTACTCTGGGTAAAGCTGAGGATATAGCAAACAAACGTGGCTGCAGTATATTTGCAATTATTTCGTCTGCTGATGAAATTCCGGACTTACAGAGAGCGGCAGGAAAATTGCAGAACTTTGTATTGCTTATATCAAAATTCAGAGCTTTGAAAGAGAGTATGAAGGTATCGGAACTGATTAGTGAGGTGATTGGACAATCAGGCATACTGAAAGAATTGGAAGATGAAGATACACCTGAATCCCGTACGAGAATAGAAAACATTAAGGAATTAATTTCCGGAGCGCTGGAATTTGAGGCAAGAGGAGATATGGAAAACACCCTGGAGGGCTTCCTGGAAAATGTATCTCTTGTAGCAGATATTGATAATGTTGATCCGGATGCAGACAATGTAATCCTTATGACACTGCATAGTGCAAAAGGTCTTGAATTTCCTGTAGTATTCCTGGTCGGTCTTGAGGAAGGGGTTTTTCCCGGATATAGATCCATGCTGGACGAAAATGAAGTCGAAGAGGAGAGAAGACTTTGCTATGTGGGAATTACCCGTGCAAGGGAAAAGCTCTTTTTGACAAATGCATTCAGCAGGACTCTGTTTGGTAACACGACTTATAACAAGGCTTCCAGATTTCTGAAGGAAATTCCTGCTGAACTTGTAGATGACCTTAATAAAATAAAAGAAAACAGAGTAGAAACCGGCTTTGGCAGCAGGCCGGGAAGTAGCCAGATGGGTGGTTTGGGGGCTGCAAAGCCAGTCTTCGGAAGAAGTGTTGACAGCATAATCAATACAGGAGCTGGTATCGGTAATCAGGCTCAGATGAAATCCTTCAGACCTTCAATTGTAGCAAGCCCTGTTTCAAAGCCAACGCCGGCCGGTTTGAGTTTTGCTGCAGGGGATAAGGTTGAGCATAAAAAATTTGGTGTAGGAGAAATAACTTCAGTTGAAAAAGAAGGAGACGACTTCAAGCTTGAAATCCAATTTGAGAAGGCTGGAATGAAAAGGCTTATGGCTGCTTTTGCGAATTTAAACAAGATAGGTTGA